A genomic window from Algoriphagus sp. Y33 includes:
- a CDS encoding methyltransferase domain-containing protein, which produces MAFLDRNYWTERYNSSRIGWDIGFASPPLVQYLDQIENKEIQALIPGAGSGYEAVYAWQSGFCNLHVLDFSEEPLLRFKVRDASFPVEQIHHQNFFDHCGSYDLILEQTFFCALDPALREDYAVKMKELLKPGGKIVGVWFDGEFDFDGPPFGGRVEEYVLLFEKYFEIKTCESCYNSIAERSGSEVFMMMENSKV; this is translated from the coding sequence ATGGCTTTTTTAGATAGAAATTATTGGACGGAAAGATACAATTCAAGCAGAATCGGCTGGGATATAGGCTTTGCATCCCCTCCACTTGTGCAATATTTAGACCAAATTGAAAATAAAGAGATTCAAGCTCTCATTCCCGGTGCTGGATCTGGCTATGAAGCAGTATATGCTTGGCAGTCTGGGTTCTGCAACCTGCATGTTCTGGATTTTTCCGAAGAACCTTTATTGCGCTTTAAAGTTCGAGATGCGAGTTTTCCTGTTGAGCAGATTCATCATCAGAATTTCTTTGATCATTGTGGGTCCTATGATTTGATTTTGGAGCAGACCTTCTTTTGCGCACTGGATCCGGCTCTTAGAGAGGATTATGCAGTGAAAATGAAAGAACTGCTAAAGCCCGGGGGTAAAATAGTGGGCGTATGGTTTGACGGGGAATTTGACTTTGACGGCCCGCCTTTTGGAGGAAGGGTGGAAGAGTATGTATTGCTATTTGAAAAGTATTTTGAAATCAAAACCTGTGAATCATGTTATAATTCGATTGCAGAGCGATCTGGGTCGGAGGTGTTTATGATGATGGAGAATTCAAAAGTCTAG
- a CDS encoding O-methyltransferase — MQITFIIDLLNKSFPLLSYLAYWLNKEDKYSLQSPLLFSTYQDLFDYIEANKSIDLDIEVYRKHLLSSDEVIEVDDYGAGSKIVNTAKRHVADITKFSTSSRKYAQLYQFFCSLTPAHIVVELGTCMGIGSRYLSRTTQGSLYTFEGSTEIARVAKPSQGFENLNLIVGELNHTLPSTLCTLEKIDFALVDATHTYEGTLTYFEQILQKTHTKSIIAIGDIHWSREMEKVWKEIKSNPLVKLSLDFYECGIVLLDYPGEKSDYVLDF; from the coding sequence TTGCAAATTACTTTCATAATTGATTTGCTAAACAAATCTTTTCCGCTACTCTCCTACCTAGCTTACTGGCTGAATAAAGAAGACAAATATTCCCTTCAGTCTCCCTTGTTATTCAGTACCTATCAAGATCTTTTCGACTACATTGAGGCAAATAAAAGTATAGATCTTGACATCGAAGTATATAGAAAGCATTTGCTTTCGTCGGATGAAGTCATTGAAGTAGATGATTACGGCGCAGGATCCAAAATTGTCAACACTGCGAAGCGACACGTGGCTGACATTACCAAGTTCAGCACCAGTAGTCGGAAGTATGCACAACTTTATCAGTTTTTCTGCTCGCTGACTCCTGCTCATATCGTCGTCGAGTTGGGAACTTGCATGGGTATCGGTAGTAGGTATCTATCTAGGACTACTCAGGGAAGCCTATACACTTTCGAAGGTTCCACTGAGATTGCCAGAGTTGCCAAGCCAAGTCAGGGATTCGAAAATCTCAATTTAATTGTTGGAGAACTTAACCACACGCTGCCTTCCACGCTTTGCACCTTGGAAAAAATCGATTTTGCCCTGGTAGATGCTACACATACTTACGAAGGTACTTTAACTTATTTCGAACAAATACTTCAAAAAACCCATACGAAATCCATTATTGCTATAGGAGATATTCATTGGTCAAGGGAAATGGAAAAAGTATGGAAAGAAATAAAATCCAATCCCCTAGTCAAACTTAGTTTAGACTTTTATGAATGCGGTATTGTGTTGTTGGATTACCCCGGAGAAAAAAGCGACTATGTGCTAGACTTTTGA
- the apaG gene encoding Co2+/Mg2+ efflux protein ApaG, with protein sequence MAIAITSGIQVSVEVTYQSEFSSPHQHHFVFTYKVTIENKSSQTVQLLRRRWEISDAAEVKKIVEGDGVVGQQPILEPGETHSYVSGCNLKSGMGKMTGIYFMEKLFDGSKFEVVIPEFQMIANYFHN encoded by the coding sequence ATGGCAATTGCGATTACGTCCGGAATTCAAGTAAGTGTTGAAGTCACCTACCAATCAGAATTCTCCAGTCCTCATCAGCACCATTTTGTTTTCACATACAAGGTAACTATTGAAAACAAAAGCAGCCAAACCGTGCAGCTATTGCGCAGAAGATGGGAAATTTCTGATGCAGCAGAAGTCAAGAAAATAGTTGAAGGGGACGGCGTAGTGGGGCAACAACCTATTCTGGAACCCGGCGAGACACATAGCTACGTGTCAGGTTGCAACCTAAAGTCGGGCATGGGAAAGATGACTGGAATTTACTTTATGGAAAAACTCTTTGACGGAAGTAAATTCGAAGTAGTAATACCCGAATTTCAAATGATTGCAAATTACTTTCATAATTGA
- the ung gene encoding uracil-DNA glycosylase, translating into MDVKIEPSWRNTLMHLFEQKFFNDLVSFVKDEYATTKVYPPGKEIFNAFNHCPIDSVKVVILGQDPYHGPGQAHGLAFSVRPEVPFPPSLLNIFKEIESDLGKPLPANGDLTRWADQGVFLLNATLTVRAHQAGSHQNKGWEEFTDAVIRAISESRSHVVFLLWGAYAQRKSLLIDSEKHLVLKAPHPSPLSSYRGFFGCRHFSKANDYLIANGIGPINW; encoded by the coding sequence ATGGATGTGAAAATAGAGCCAAGCTGGAGAAATACATTAATGCATTTGTTTGAACAAAAGTTCTTTAATGACTTGGTTTCCTTTGTGAAAGACGAGTATGCGACGACAAAAGTTTACCCACCGGGAAAGGAAATCTTTAATGCGTTCAATCATTGCCCTATTGACTCTGTAAAGGTGGTGATTCTTGGGCAAGACCCCTACCATGGTCCGGGACAAGCACATGGATTGGCTTTTTCTGTTAGGCCAGAAGTGCCTTTTCCGCCAAGCCTACTGAATATTTTTAAGGAAATAGAATCGGATCTAGGTAAGCCTTTGCCCGCAAATGGAGATCTGACACGCTGGGCAGACCAGGGTGTGTTTTTATTGAATGCTACACTCACCGTGCGGGCTCATCAGGCAGGGTCTCATCAGAATAAGGGATGGGAGGAGTTTACCGATGCGGTGATTCGGGCAATCAGTGAAAGCAGATCGCATGTGGTATTCTTGCTTTGGGGAGCGTATGCCCAGAGAAAATCCTTACTCATTGATTCTGAGAAGCACTTGGTGTTGAAAGCACCGCATCCAAGCCCGCTCTCATCATACCGCGGGTTTTTTGGCTGCAGGCACTTTTCAAAAGCAAATGACTATTTGATTGCTAATGGTATAGGGCCAATTAACTGGTGA
- the lepB gene encoding signal peptidase I encodes MSKSTKKKSAAREWSDALIFAVVAASLIRWLLLEPFTIPTASMEKSLLVGDFLFVSKMHYGTRFPMTPLQVPLTHQKIWGTELPSYSDAIKIPYYRLPGFSDVKRNDVVVFNYPVEFQYPTDLKTNYIKRAIGIAGDVIEVREGNAFVNNEPSPKPDEMQFSYDVITNRPLTEDFFKQYDINPESHLTFSDGSGYLVFATEEVINRLKSSPVVTSVTKRLQKSGGESGVFPDGLTLGWNRDNYGPLKIPAKGWTIEMTNENVMKYSFTIEKYEGLENVEVKEGQLFIDGQKVDSYTFKQNYYFMMGDNRHDSLDSRYWGFVPEDHIVGKAWFLWLSLDKHESMFSKIRWSRIFSGIN; translated from the coding sequence ATGAGTAAGTCAACAAAAAAAAAATCAGCCGCCAGAGAATGGAGTGATGCATTGATTTTTGCCGTAGTGGCAGCCAGTTTGATCCGATGGCTACTATTGGAGCCATTCACAATCCCCACAGCTTCGATGGAAAAATCACTTTTGGTGGGAGATTTTCTTTTCGTAAGTAAAATGCATTATGGAACAAGGTTTCCGATGACGCCACTGCAAGTGCCTCTTACTCATCAGAAAATATGGGGGACCGAACTCCCTTCTTATTCAGATGCTATTAAGATACCTTACTATAGACTCCCGGGGTTCTCTGATGTGAAAAGAAATGATGTAGTCGTATTCAATTACCCTGTAGAATTTCAATATCCTACCGATCTTAAAACCAACTATATCAAGCGGGCAATCGGGATCGCTGGAGATGTAATCGAAGTAAGAGAGGGAAATGCTTTCGTAAATAACGAACCTTCCCCAAAACCTGATGAAATGCAATTTTCATATGATGTGATCACTAACAGACCTCTTACAGAAGATTTCTTCAAACAGTACGACATCAATCCTGAAAGTCATTTGACTTTCAGTGATGGATCGGGCTATTTGGTCTTTGCCACGGAAGAGGTGATCAATAGATTAAAATCATCCCCTGTGGTGACGTCAGTGACTAAAAGGCTCCAGAAAAGCGGTGGAGAATCAGGTGTTTTTCCTGACGGATTGACTTTAGGCTGGAATCGCGACAATTATGGCCCTCTTAAAATCCCTGCCAAAGGCTGGACAATCGAGATGACCAATGAAAATGTGATGAAATACAGTTTCACTATCGAGAAATATGAAGGTCTGGAGAATGTAGAAGTAAAAGAAGGACAACTTTTTATCGATGGTCAAAAAGTAGACAGCTATACATTCAAACAGAATTATTACTTCATGATGGGGGACAATCGTCACGATTCGCTGGATTCCCGCTATTGGGGCTTCGTTCCCGAAGACCATATCGTAGGCAAAGCTTGGTTCTTGTGGCTTTCGCTGGACAAGCATGAATCAATGTTCAGCAAGATTCGTTGGAGTAGAATATTTAGCGGAATAAATTAA
- the dapB gene encoding 4-hydroxy-tetrahydrodipicolinate reductase — protein sequence MNILLLGYGKMGQLIGQLAESRGHSIAGKITINNRDELNSMDSATIDVAIEFSQPEAAVENIKWAIERGIPIISGTTGWLDQKPEIEQLTLANDGVFFYASNYSIGVNIFFKVNEFLAKLMNETVGYTSAIEEIHHTTKLDAPSGTAITLAEGIIKNITELNAWELSEGTNGNEHSLPITSKRIDPAPGTHIIRYSSEIDDIEITHTAHSRQGFALGAILVAEWIQGKKGVLSMDDFLSF from the coding sequence ATGAATATATTACTTCTAGGCTATGGAAAAATGGGCCAATTGATAGGTCAATTGGCAGAATCCCGTGGACATAGCATCGCAGGCAAAATCACTATAAACAACCGCGATGAGTTGAATTCAATGGATTCTGCTACTATTGATGTGGCAATAGAATTCAGCCAACCTGAAGCAGCTGTAGAAAATATCAAATGGGCAATTGAACGGGGAATTCCAATTATCTCAGGCACCACTGGATGGCTTGATCAAAAACCGGAAATCGAACAACTCACCCTTGCCAATGATGGAGTGTTTTTCTATGCCTCAAATTACAGCATAGGCGTCAATATCTTTTTCAAAGTCAATGAGTTTCTAGCTAAGCTTATGAACGAAACGGTCGGTTACACAAGCGCTATAGAAGAGATACATCATACAACCAAACTAGACGCCCCTTCAGGAACAGCTATCACTTTGGCCGAAGGCATTATCAAAAATATAACGGAACTGAACGCTTGGGAGCTGTCCGAAGGGACGAACGGAAATGAACATTCGCTTCCAATTACTTCCAAACGCATAGATCCTGCTCCCGGTACACATATTATCCGCTATTCATCTGAAATCGACGATATTGAAATCACTCACACTGCACATAGCAGACAAGGCTTTGCTCTTGGCGCAATTTTGGTGGCTGAGTGGATTCAAGGAAAGAAAGGAGTGCTTTCTATGGATGATTTTCTATCTTTCTGA